A genomic segment from Bacillota bacterium encodes:
- a CDS encoding transcriptional repressor, with protein sequence MSTRSEQISRLLNARGYSVTPGRRVVIDLLADRETLFTANDVVNWVDQVDPSIGRATVFRTLDLLAQIGVLNRVHREDGCHSYTICDPTHHHHLVCTRCRRVIPFELSGIEEQVNEAARKASFAVVSHRVELFGLCQECQALGAAEDGRH encoded by the coding sequence GTGAGCACGCGCAGTGAGCAGATCAGCCGGTTACTGAACGCGCGCGGATATTCGGTCACGCCGGGTCGGCGGGTGGTGATCGACCTCCTGGCGGACCGGGAGACCCTCTTTACCGCCAACGACGTGGTTAACTGGGTCGACCAGGTGGACCCCTCGATCGGGCGCGCGACGGTCTTCCGCACGCTCGATCTGCTGGCACAGATCGGGGTGCTGAACCGGGTGCACCGCGAGGATGGCTGCCACAGCTATACCATCTGCGACCCGACCCACCATCATCACCTCGTCTGCACCCGCTGCCGACGGGTGATCCCGTTCGAACTCTCGGGGATCGAGGAGCAGGTCAACGAAGCCGCCCGCAAGGCGAGCTTCGCGGTCGTCTCGCACCGGGTGGAACTGTTCGGCCTCTGCCAGGAGTGCCAGGCGCTAGGCGCGGCGGAGGATGGCCGGCACTGA
- a CDS encoding DUF711 family protein, with translation MSVRIRAITLGIRLDPVTVVEDVAAAGTFLGEAAAAFRAAGLPVDTLRLTTQPIAAAVPTPAAIAPLAEQLVTTARQAGIDYVALGPAQCARPDAELGWIAALAEVIPRFPTLFASVQIGQAGAGVSVAAAWASARAIRQIAAATPAGFGNLQFAVQACLPLGGPFFPTGYHDGGPPRFALALEAADLAVEAFAAPDLAAGREALQHALSAVGKRLVAVATALASRGPHFGGIDLTLAPFPEVTRSIAAALERLGVPFGGAGTLAAVAFLADTLRQVDLPRCGFSGVMLPLLEDAVLAQRHAEGRFTLETLLLSAAVCGVGLDTIPLPGDVSEAQIAALLLDLAALAVVLAKPLTARLLPVPGLKAGEHTHFDFPYFANSTPAQVRGEGLAGLLGRAPWLALRARQAAD, from the coding sequence ATGAGCGTGCGGATCCGCGCGATCACCCTGGGTATCCGCCTCGACCCCGTTACGGTGGTGGAGGATGTTGCCGCCGCCGGCACCTTCTTAGGCGAGGCTGCGGCGGCCTTTCGGGCGGCGGGCCTCCCGGTCGATACCCTGCGGCTGACCACCCAGCCGATCGCTGCCGCGGTGCCCACTCCGGCGGCAATCGCCCCGCTCGCCGAGCAGCTGGTGACCACCGCCCGCCAGGCCGGGATCGACTACGTCGCGCTCGGGCCAGCCCAGTGCGCCCGGCCGGATGCGGAGCTGGGCTGGATTGCTGCCCTCGCCGAGGTGATCCCGCGCTTTCCCACCCTCTTCGCTTCGGTGCAGATTGGGCAAGCTGGAGCAGGCGTCTCGGTGGCAGCAGCCTGGGCGAGCGCGCGTGCCATCCGCCAGATCGCGGCGGCTACCCCCGCTGGCTTCGGCAACCTCCAGTTTGCCGTCCAGGCCTGCCTACCACTGGGCGGGCCATTCTTCCCCACTGGCTATCACGATGGCGGCCCCCCGCGCTTTGCGCTCGCGCTGGAAGCGGCTGACCTGGCGGTAGAAGCATTCGCCGCGCCGGACCTCGCTGCCGGCCGCGAAGCGCTCCAGCACGCCCTCAGCGCGGTCGGGAAGCGGCTGGTGGCGGTGGCAACGGCGCTCGCCAGCCGGGGGCCACACTTCGGCGGGATCGACCTGACCCTGGCGCCCTTCCCGGAGGTCACGCGGAGCATCGCGGCTGCCCTTGAACGGCTCGGGGTCCCCTTTGGGGGAGCGGGGACGTTGGCTGCCGTTGCCTTCCTGGCCGATACCCTGCGGCAGGTCGACCTCCCACGCTGTGGCTTCTCCGGCGTCATGCTGCCGCTGCTGGAGGATGCCGTCCTCGCCCAGCGCCACGCCGAAGGTCGCTTCACCCTGGAGACACTGCTGCTGAGCGCTGCCGTCTGCGGTGTCGGGCTGGATACGATCCCTCTCCCGGGCGACGTCTCCGAGGCCCAGATCGCTGCTCTCCTGCTCGACCTCGCTGCGCTCGCCGTCGTGCTCGCCAAGCCGTTGACGGCTCGCCTGCTGCCAGTGCCCGGGTTGAAGGCAGGCGAGCATACCCACTTCGACTTTCCCTACTTTGCCAACTCGACGCCTGCCCAGGTGCGGGGCGAGGGACTGGCCGGGCTGCTGGGGCGCGCGCCCTGGCTTGCGCTGCGCGCCCGCCAGGCAGCAGACTGA